Proteins encoded in a region of the Paenibacillus sp. E222 genome:
- a CDS encoding SGNH/GDSL hydrolase family protein, with protein sequence MKLQKNDKLLFIGDSITDCGREHPVGEGSSGLGHGYVAQVYALLRSIYPELMLRIQNVGNSGNTIRDLKQRWDRDVLDLKPDWLTIMIGINDVWRQFDNPLSTDSQVFLEEYESTLRDLVASVRPGLKGLVLMSPYYLEANPEDPMRATMDIYGEAVRRVAAEYDAIFVDTQAAFTPFWDHFYTSVLTYDRVHPDATGHMVLSKAFLDAIGFEWSGGVKS encoded by the coding sequence ATGAAATTGCAAAAGAATGATAAGCTGCTTTTTATCGGAGATTCAATCACAGATTGTGGCCGCGAACATCCTGTTGGTGAAGGGAGTTCTGGACTGGGACATGGCTATGTGGCGCAAGTGTATGCTTTGCTGCGTTCCATCTATCCAGAATTGATGCTGCGGATTCAAAATGTGGGTAATAGTGGGAATACGATCCGTGATTTGAAACAGCGCTGGGACCGGGATGTGCTTGATCTCAAACCGGACTGGTTAACGATCATGATCGGGATCAATGATGTATGGCGCCAATTTGACAATCCGTTATCTACGGACTCACAAGTTTTCCTGGAAGAGTATGAATCCACACTGCGTGATCTGGTTGCTTCAGTTCGTCCTGGCTTGAAAGGACTTGTTCTGATGTCTCCGTATTATTTGGAAGCCAATCCGGAAGATCCGATGCGGGCTACGATGGATATATACGGTGAAGCAGTTCGCAGAGTAGCCGCGGAATATGATGCTATTTTTGTGGACACACAGGCTGCATTTACTCCATTCTGGGATCATTTCTATACGTCTGTGCTGACTTACGATCGGGTTCATCCTGATGCAACAGGCCATATGGTGCTTTCCAAAGCGTTCCTGGATGCCATTGGTTTTGAATGGTCAGGCGGCGTCAAATCTTAA
- a CDS encoding SMP-30/gluconolactonase/LRE family protein — translation MGNLNIAVHTPALLGEGPSWDAEHNRLLWVDIESYKVHVYVPATGEDRTYDVGEHVGAVVPYHDDVVVVALRSGFHTYNLLTGELQPIEDPEKGKDNNRFNDGKCDALGRFWAGTMSMNNESKAGAFYCLEEGQPVRTLFRDVSTSNGLGWSPDQQKMYYIDTPTRSIDRFDFDLTAGEISNRTSVIAIPEEFGFPDGMTVDSEGMLWVAHWGGGRVTRWNPHTAELLQQIEIPADQVTSCCFGGPDLEDLYITTARIGIGEERLMETPNAGSLFVIRPGVKGQKTYAFGRGAQPNTK, via the coding sequence ATGGGCAACTTGAACATTGCGGTACATACCCCGGCTCTGCTGGGCGAAGGTCCAAGCTGGGATGCTGAACATAATCGATTGTTATGGGTGGATATTGAAAGTTACAAGGTCCATGTATATGTTCCGGCTACAGGCGAGGATCGGACTTATGATGTTGGCGAGCATGTAGGTGCGGTTGTGCCATATCATGATGATGTGGTTGTCGTTGCTTTGCGTAGTGGCTTCCACACGTATAACTTGCTCACAGGAGAGTTGCAGCCGATTGAAGATCCGGAGAAAGGCAAGGACAACAACCGTTTCAATGATGGGAAATGTGATGCGCTCGGCCGCTTCTGGGCAGGGACGATGAGCATGAACAATGAAAGCAAGGCTGGGGCATTTTATTGCCTGGAGGAAGGACAGCCTGTTCGAACGTTGTTCCGGGATGTATCCACATCCAATGGCTTGGGCTGGAGCCCGGATCAACAGAAGATGTATTACATTGATACGCCGACTCGATCCATTGACCGTTTTGATTTTGATCTGACTGCTGGAGAAATATCGAACCGCACAAGTGTAATTGCTATACCGGAGGAATTTGGCTTTCCGGATGGAATGACTGTAGACAGTGAGGGGATGCTGTGGGTTGCCCACTGGGGCGGAGGAAGAGTCACTCGCTGGAATCCGCATACAGCAGAACTGCTGCAACAGATCGAGATACCTGCAGATCAAGTGACCTCCTGCTGTTTCGGAGGACCTGATTTGGAGGACTTATATATTACGACTGCCCGAATTGGGATTGGGGAAGAGCGGCTGATGGAGACGCCGAATGCTGGATCACTATTTGTAATCAGACCGGGTGTGAAAGGGCAGAAAACCTACGCGTTTGGCAGGGGAGCACAGCCGAATACAAAATGA